The Nitrosomonas sp. PY1 genomic sequence AAGGAGGTTGAAATTCGTCCTCAGGTAGGAGGGATTTTATTAAAGCGCTTATATGACGAAGGAATGCCGGTAAAAGCAGGTGAGCAGTTGTATTTGATTGACCCCGAGCCTTATAAAAACGCATTGGCTGAAGCTAATGCAGTAGTACAAGAACAGCAGGCTCGAATAACGCTTGCACGCGAAGATTTAAAACAGCAACATCAGTTATATGAAAAAGGATTTATTAGTCGTCGCGCCTATGATTTGGTTAAAACTGAATTGGCAGTGATAGAAACAGCACTGCAATCAGCTAGAGCGCGTGCGCGCCAAGCGCAATTGAATTATTCTTATACTTTGGTTAAAGCTCCCGTCAGCGGAGTAACTGGGCGTTCTCAGTTTTCCGAGGGAACTTTAGTGTCGGCCAATACTAGCGTTTTGACAACAATATCTCAGCTTAATCCCATTTGGGTTCGTTTTAGTTTCTCGGAAAACGAAATTATGCAATTTGGTGACTATCTCAATGATGAGAATGTTCACAATATTACCTTGGTTCTTCCAGATGGAGCAGAGTACCCGCTGCCCGGACGTATTAATTTCGCTGCGAGTCAAATTGATATGGCGCTGGCGACTCAGCAAATCCGAGCAACTTTTGAAAATCCTGAGCAGCGTGTGTTATCGGGGCAATTTGTTCGCGTTCGTGTTACTGCGGGGAAAGTGCATACGGTATATCGCATTCCTCAACTGGCCGTATTGACATCGGATTTGGGTAAGTATGTATACGTCATTAATGACGATCTCACGGTATCTTCGAGATCGGTAAAGGTAGGGCGCTGGGTCGGGGAAGACTGGCTTATTGAAGCTGGATTAAACTCTGGGGACCGTATTGCGGTCGATAATTTAATGCGGTTGGCGCCAGGTAGATTGGTTATACCTCGCTCATAGGCTCATTTCAATTTACGATTATTAGTGATAACAAACGCTATAGCCATTACAACATGACTCGCTTTTTTATTGAACGACCGATATTTGCATCGGTGCTATCAATCTTTATCGTTCTGGCTGGATTAGCTGCGGCGATGCAGTTACCGATTGAACAATACCCTAAAATTGTACCGCCAACAGTAGTTGTAACGGCGACTTATCCTGGTGCAAATGTTGAAACATTAATCAAGACTGTAGCCGCGCCCATTGAAGAAAAATTGCATACTTTAGAAGGCTTACAGTATTTCAGCTCTAGCGCGGATTCGAGCGGACGATTAACTATCACGGTTACCTTTGAAATCGATACTGACATAGATCGCGCCGTTTTTAGCGTCAGCAACGAAGTCAATACAGCAATGGCACGTTTGCCAGATGAAGTGCGACGTACAGGCATTACAATTCAAAAGCGTTCGAATGATTTGTTAATGGTTTTTGCATTCACATCACAAGATTCCGAACATACACCATTGTTTCTAAGTAACTTTATGACGACCAATATTCTGGATGAAATTAAGCGTGTTCCGGGTGTTGGTGAAGCACGGATTTTTGGTGCGCAGGATTATTCGATGCGCATATGGTTACAGCCTGACCGAATGGCGCAATTAGGCATTACTGCACGTGATATTGCCGATGCAATCAGAGCACAAAATACCCAGCAAGCCATTGGAAAAATCGGTCAAGAACCTGCTTTGGTTGATCAGCAACTGGTGTATACCGTAACTGCGCGGGGTCGATTGCTTGAACCTGAGCAATTCGAGCGAATTGTTTTACGTGCTAGCGGCCCTAGTGGCATGTTGTATTTGAAGGATGTCGCACGTATCGAACTGGGGGCGCAAGATTATGCAACGCGTACTTACATTAATGGTGAGTTAGGTCTCGGAATCGGTATTTTTTTACGTACCGGCGCGAATGCATTGGATACTGCAGTTGCTGCAAAAGCTAGAATGAATGACTTGCAATCATACCTTCCAGAAGGAATGCAGTATGTCGTTTCATACGATGCAAGTGTGTTTGTTAAAGCTTCTATATGGGAAGTAGTGAAGACTCTGGGGGAGGCGTTGCTACTGGTTGTTTTGGTGGTCTTTTTGTTTTTGCAAACTTGGCGTGCAACATTGATTCCGGTGATTGCCATACCTATTTCGCTGATTGGCAGCTTTGCAGGCTTGTGGCTATTAGGGTACTCCATTAATACCTTGACGTTGTTTGCCATGGTGCTATCGATCGGTATTGTGGTCGACGATGCGATTGTTGTGCTTGAAAATATCGAGCGCCTAATGTCCGAAGAGAAACTCTCACCTTTTCAAGCAGCGATCAAAGCCATGCAACAAATATCGAGCGCTGTGGTGGCAATGACTTTAGTCTTGGTTGCGGTATTTATTCCAGTGGCTTTTTTGGGTGGGGTTGCCGGTGAATTGTATCAACAGTTTGCTGTGACAATCGCGGTGGCCAGTGTGATTTCGGGTATTGTTGCATTGACATTAACACCGGTGTTGTGCGCGTTGTTACTTAAGCCAAATGAGCATTTGTCAAAGTATTTCGATGGCTTTAACCATCAATTTGAACGGATTCGTGGTTGGTATGTCCGGATGGTTGGTTTGAGTATTCGCTACACTGCGCGTAGTTTGATGCTTTTTTTATTAGTGATTTTGATTTTGGCTTACTTGGTGCGCAGTATTCCAAGCGGATTTATTCCATCTGAAGATCAAGGATACGTGATCGGTGTGGTGATACTGCCTGACAGCGCGACTTTGGCGCGAACGATTAAAGTCTCCGATAAGATTACAGAAGCTTTGGCGAAAGATTCAGCTATTGAGTATCAGTTTTCAGTAAACGGATTGGATTTTATTGGGGGTGGTGGCAATAAAACCAATGTTTCCACTGTGTTTGTGCGCATGAAAGATTGGTCAGAGCGAACAGTAAGCGCCAACGATGTGGTTGGCCAGCTATCAGCCATCGGCATGCAGCAGTCGGATGGTTTGGTCGTTGCTTTCAATCCTCCAGCGATTCGAGGATTAGGAAGTACCGGTGGCTTCGAGTTTTATGTGCAAAGCCGTGTTAATACGGATGTTGTACGAATGGCAGAGGTGGTCAATGAGTTGCTGGAGTCTTTAAAGCAAGAACCACGCTTGGCTTCAATGAATACGTTTCTACGCGTATCGGTGCCGCAGTACTACCTGGAAGTGGATGAAGCTAAAGCTGTCGCGCAAGGAATACCCATTGCTGATATTTATGCTGCTTTACAAAGCACCATGGGTACCCTGTATGTCAATGATTTTAATCGATCAGGAAGAACATACCGAGTGCAGTTGCAAGCAGAAGCTAAATATCGTATGAAGGCGGATGATCTCGGTAAGGTATACGTGCGCTCGGAGTCGGGAGCAATGGTTCCTTTATCCGCTTTGAGTAAGGTCAAACATATTGTAGGTCCAGAACAATTAGAGCGATACAATGGCTTGTTGTCGGCAAAAGTTATGGGCACAACAGCGAGTGGTACCAGTTCGGGAGATGCCATTGCCTTGGTGGAACAACTTGCTCAACAAACATTGCCTGAAGGTTATCAAATTGCTTGGACAGGAACCGCCTTTCAGGAAAAAAAGATAGGTTCGGTTGCGGTATTGGCGGTTAGCTTGGCAATCGTTATGGTTTTTCTCATTCTGGCCGCGCAATTTGAGACATGGACATTACCGCTAGCTGTTATTCTTGCGATGCCTTTTGCAATACTAGGGGCATTATTGGCAATTCTCATCTTGGGAATGAATAACGATATTTATTTTCAGATCGGTATGGTGACGCTCATCGCTTTGGCCGCAAAAAATGCCATCTTGCTAGTTGAGTTTGCGAATCAAAAAGTGCAGCAAGGTGTTGCCATGCATGAAGCGGCTATTCAGTCAGTGCGGTTACGTTTTAGACCGATTGTTATGACTTCCATGACATTTATGCTTGGTGTAGTGCCGCTTGTCATCGCAACTGGGGCCGGATCTGCAGCACGGCAATCCATGGGGACTGGTGTATTAGGTGGCATGATCATGGCAACCTGTGTGGCAACTATTTTTGTGCCATTATTTTTTCTGATCGTATCCAGGAATACTGTCATTGCTAAAGAAACTGGCATTCACCAAGAATAAAGCGGTGTGCTGGTTAAAACGGTTATGACAAAACATACTGAGTAAATAAGGAATTTGCCATAATTGCGCTACAATGACGCTTATGGATCTAAGTAAATCTAATAAAGCAGAAATTGCTCGAGCCGTACAAGAAAAGCTGCAAGATACCAATATTATATTGGTCGGAATGATGGGGGCAGGTAAAACCACCATCGGTAAGGCTTTATCTGTTTTGCTTAATAAAGATTTTGTTGATTCCGATCACGAAATTCAAAGCCGTACCGGGGTGAAAATTCCGGTCATATTTGAAATAGAAGGAGAAGTAGGTTTTCGGAAACGTGAATCTGAAGCGTTGGTTGATTTAGTAAAAAAGCGCAATATGGTTTTAGCGACCGGTGGAGGCGCAATACTGAGTCAAGAAAACCGGAAAGCCTTACGAAAAAATGGTGTGGTTATTTATTTACGCGCATCGGTTAATGATTTATACCGTCGCACCCGATATGATAAGAATCGACCGCTTTTACAAACTAAAAATCTTTTGGAACGCTTGAATGATTTGCATGCGCAACGTGATGTTTACTATCGGGAAACAGCGCATATCATTATAGATAGTGGTAAGCAAGGAGTGCGTTTTCTTATACAAAAACTTATCCATAAACTAATATCACTGGATTTTCAAGAAATCAACAGGAATCATTGCCAGAATAATATGCAGACCATTACAGTCGATTTTGCTACGGTATCGGAAAAGCGTAGTTATCCCATTTATATTGGATATGGAATTCTCGATCAGGTAGATTTATTGTTGTCGCATATTCCTCAAATGCGGGTGGCAATTATTTCCAATGAAACGGTAGCGCCTTTATATTTAGGTGCGTTAACAGCAGCACTGGCAAAAAAGAA encodes the following:
- a CDS encoding efflux RND transporter periplasmic adaptor subunit — translated: MTYIKLTIKSEVDFSVRLNASVGRKKIIFLRYLSTLFCLLLISCGKDTNQPVSTVTNAVPVSFIVAQPVDLPVTLETIAQTEGAKEVEIRPQVGGILLKRLYDEGMPVKAGEQLYLIDPEPYKNALAEANAVVQEQQARITLAREDLKQQHQLYEKGFISRRAYDLVKTELAVIETALQSARARARQAQLNYSYTLVKAPVSGVTGRSQFSEGTLVSANTSVLTTISQLNPIWVRFSFSENEIMQFGDYLNDENVHNITLVLPDGAEYPLPGRINFAASQIDMALATQQIRATFENPEQRVLSGQFVRVRVTAGKVHTVYRIPQLAVLTSDLGKYVYVINDDLTVSSRSVKVGRWVGEDWLIEAGLNSGDRIAVDNLMRLAPGRLVIPRS
- a CDS encoding efflux RND transporter permease subunit — protein: MTRFFIERPIFASVLSIFIVLAGLAAAMQLPIEQYPKIVPPTVVVTATYPGANVETLIKTVAAPIEEKLHTLEGLQYFSSSADSSGRLTITVTFEIDTDIDRAVFSVSNEVNTAMARLPDEVRRTGITIQKRSNDLLMVFAFTSQDSEHTPLFLSNFMTTNILDEIKRVPGVGEARIFGAQDYSMRIWLQPDRMAQLGITARDIADAIRAQNTQQAIGKIGQEPALVDQQLVYTVTARGRLLEPEQFERIVLRASGPSGMLYLKDVARIELGAQDYATRTYINGELGLGIGIFLRTGANALDTAVAAKARMNDLQSYLPEGMQYVVSYDASVFVKASIWEVVKTLGEALLLVVLVVFLFLQTWRATLIPVIAIPISLIGSFAGLWLLGYSINTLTLFAMVLSIGIVVDDAIVVLENIERLMSEEKLSPFQAAIKAMQQISSAVVAMTLVLVAVFIPVAFLGGVAGELYQQFAVTIAVASVISGIVALTLTPVLCALLLKPNEHLSKYFDGFNHQFERIRGWYVRMVGLSIRYTARSLMLFLLVILILAYLVRSIPSGFIPSEDQGYVIGVVILPDSATLARTIKVSDKITEALAKDSAIEYQFSVNGLDFIGGGGNKTNVSTVFVRMKDWSERTVSANDVVGQLSAIGMQQSDGLVVAFNPPAIRGLGSTGGFEFYVQSRVNTDVVRMAEVVNELLESLKQEPRLASMNTFLRVSVPQYYLEVDEAKAVAQGIPIADIYAALQSTMGTLYVNDFNRSGRTYRVQLQAEAKYRMKADDLGKVYVRSESGAMVPLSALSKVKHIVGPEQLERYNGLLSAKVMGTTASGTSSGDAIALVEQLAQQTLPEGYQIAWTGTAFQEKKIGSVAVLAVSLAIVMVFLILAAQFETWTLPLAVILAMPFAILGALLAILILGMNNDIYFQIGMVTLIALAAKNAILLVEFANQKVQQGVAMHEAAIQSVRLRFRPIVMTSMTFMLGVVPLVIATGAGSAARQSMGTGVLGGMIMATCVATIFVPLFFLIVSRNTVIAKETGIHQE